In the Fibrobacter sp. UWP2 genome, TTGTGTTTGATTTGTGGTTATTTCAAATCTAAAAATTGGAACATCCTATTTTTTTACCCCCTTAGTGGAATTTGCGAAAGAAAATATACGTTACCGAAGTTGATGTTGCGTATTTAGATCCGCCATATAATTCTCGCCAATATTGCGATGCCTATCATCTGCTAGAAAACATTGCTCTTTGGAAAAAGCCCAAGGTATTTGGCGTCGCAAAAAAGATGGATCGTAAAGGAATGAAAAGTGAATACTGTAAAAGTGAAAAAGCGTCCAAAGCGTTGGAGGATCTTGTAAAAAAATTAAAATGTCGCTATATATTATTTTCCTATAATAATAACGGAAAGAAATTACAATGCCGCTCCAATGCAAAAATGACTGACGACGAAATAATACGCATTTTATCATTGCGAGGGAATGTTCAAATTTTTTCAATGAATTACAAAGGTTTTGACGCTGGAAAAAGTGAATTTAACAAAGACAATCAAGAACGTTTATTTTTATGCAGCGTACTCAAATAAAAAAATACATAGCATCTCCCCTAAATTACATTGGCGGTAAAGCAAGGATTCTCGACCAAATCCTACCTTTGTTACCGTCTAATATAAGCACATTTGTCGATTTATTTTGTGGAGGTTGCAATGTAGGCATGAATGTTATAGCAAACAATACTATATATAATGACATTTCAAAGCCTCTCATTTCTCTATTAAAAACTTTTAGAAAAATGAAAAATTCTACTATAATAAATGG is a window encoding:
- a CDS encoding DNA adenine methylase, translated to MRKKIYVTEVDVAYLDPPYNSRQYCDAYHLLENIALWKKPKVFGVAKKMDRKGMKSEYCKSEKASKALEDLVKKLKCRYILFSYNNNGKKLQCRSNAKMTDDEIIRILSLRGNVQIFSMNYKGFDAGKSEFNKDNQERLFLCSVLK